Below is a window of Cryobacterium sp. PAMC25264 DNA.
AGCGTGGTCATGGCGACCATGGCCAGCGCGGTGAGGATGGTGCCGAGGATCGGGAACATCTTGTATTTGCCGGTCTTGGTGATGGCGACACCCGAGATGATCGACGTGCCGATCAGGCCCACCATCATCGGCAGCATCAGCAGCCCGGATGCCGCGGCGGACGTGCCCGAAGACATCTGCAGGAAGGTCGGCACGAAGCCGATCGCCGAGAACATGCCCAGGCCCAGGGTGAGGCCGATCGCGGTGGCGTTGATGAAGGTGGGGTTGCGGAACAGTGACAGCGGAATGATCGGATCCTTGGCGCGGGCCTCGACGAGTACGAAGAGCAGCGCGGCCACGACGAGACCGGCACCGAAGAGCCAGGTCTCGATGGCGTCCCAGCCGTGGGCGGAGTCGCCGCCGAAGTCGGTGAAGAAGATCAGGCAGGTCGTGAACGCCGACAGGAACACCACACCGAGGATGTCAATGGGCTGGGTGGCCTTCTTGCTCGGCAGTCGCAGGGTGAACCAGGCGATCGCGAAGGCGATGATGCCCACGGGGATGTTGATGTAGAACGCCCACTGCCAGGTGAGGTGGTCGACGAAGAAGCCACCGAGCAGGGGTCCGCCGACGGCGGAGAGACCGAACACAGCGCCCAGCGGGCCGAGGTACTTGCCGCGCTCGGAGGCCGGCACGATGTCGGCGATGATCGCCTGGGAGAGGATCATCAGGCCACCGCCACCGAGGCCCTGCACGGCGCGCCAGGCCACCAGCTGGGTGAAGTCGCCCGCAAAGGCACAGCCCACCGAGGCGAGCGTGAACAGCGCGATCGCGATGAGGAACAGGTTGCGCCGGCCGAGCACGTCACCGAACTTGCCGTAGACCGGCATCACGATGGTGGTCGCGAGCAGGTACGCCGTGGTCAGCCAGACCTGGTGCTCCACGCCGCCGAGCTGGCCGACGATGGTGGGCATCGCCGTGGAGACGATGGTCTGGTCGAGGCTCGACAGGAGCATGCCGGCGATCAGGGCGCCGAAGATGATCCAGATTCGCCGCTTGGTGAGGAGCAGCGGCGCCTCGGAAGTGATGGTCACGAAATCTTGCCTTTCAATGGTGGGTGGGCACGGCCAGGACGAGGCGCATGGCATCGAGCGAGGTGGTGAGAATGGTGGCGAAGTCGGTGTCGTTGGACGGGTCGACCAAGGTCTCGGCGGATGCCTTCATGAGGGTGGCCAGGATGCTCACGATCGCGACGGCACGCGGATCGTCGACGCCGACGCCCTGCCGTTCGGCGATGAGCCCGCGCATCTGGCGGTCGCGGTCCCGCGTCATACCGATGAAGCGGGCCAGCAGACGCGGCTCACGCTCCAGGGCCGCCATAAGGTCGGTGTGCTCCCGAGGATCCATGGCGTTGGACTCGACGTGCTCGATGGCGAGGTCGATGAGGTCGGTGAGCACCTGGGGCCAGGTACCGGCACCGCGGGCCAGGAACCGCTCGGCGAAGCTGCGGTACTCGTCGTCGGGATTGGCGCCGATGACGGCGTCTTCCTTGCTGGCGAAATAGTTGAAGAAGGTGCGTCGCGACACCCCGACGGAGTCGCAGACCTCCTCGATGGTGAAGCCCGCCAGGCCACGCTCGGCCGTGAAACGACGGGACACGGAGGTGAGGCCGGAGGCCGTCTGGCGCATCCGTTTCTCGACGCGCGTTGGCGTTGCACTCTCAGACATAGAGTGCAGCTTTGCACTTTCCATAGTGAAGTGCAAGTTCTTGCGGGGTGTCCCGCGGCCGGGCGCCCGTCCGGCCGCCTCACCCTGGTCTAGACGGGCGACTCCTGATGGGCCGCGATGGACCAGCCGCCGTTGTTCTCGTCGAAGAGATAGGTCGTGGACGTCTGCAGCTCGGTGACCACGTCGCCCCGCCAGGCGAGCGACCGGTAGACCAATACGCCGGCATGCTCGCCGACCCGGATCACGGCCGGATCGTGCAGTTCATAGCGGTCGAGCGGACCGGCGGCGGCCAGGGCGGCCCGCACGTGATCCCGGTCCACCACCTGGCCCGGGAGGATGAGCAGGGCGTCACCGGTCATGGTGCGTTGGTAGTAGTCGCCGCCCTTACCCGCGAGGATGGCGCGCCATCCGTCGTGGGCTTCGTGCAGGAGCCTGGCAGGGAGATCGTCGGTGATCACAGTCATGACCCCACGCTAGACCCGGCGGGGTGCGGATGGTCAGAATCTGTGCTGGAGAATCCAGGAGTGCATGGTCACGGCCGCCGCTGCGGAGGCGTTGATCGAGCGCGTCGAGCCGAACTGGCTGATCTCCACCATGGCGTCACCGGCGGCAACGGCCTCCGGTGAGAGGCCGGGGCCCTCCTGCCCGAAGAGCATCACACAGCGCTCGGGGAAGCGATAAGTCTCCATGATCACGCTGCCGGGCATGTTGTCGATGGCGATGATGGGCAGGGATTCGGAGCGTGCCCACTCGACGAACGCCGCCACATCCGGATGGTGCATGACGTGCTGGTAGCGGTCGGTCACCATCGCGCCGCGCTTGTTCCAGCGCTTGCGCCCCACGATGTGCACGGTGTCGGCGCCGAACGCGTTGGCGCTGCGCACGATGGAACCGATGTTCATGTCGTGCTGCCAGTTCTCGATGGCCACGTGGAACGGGTTGCGCTTCTCGTCGAGGTCGGCGACGATCGCCGCCATCTTCCAATAGCGGTAGCGGTCGATCACGTTGCGGGTATCGCCACGCTCGAGCAGTTCGGAATCGTAGTACGCCTCGTCCGGCCACTCGCCGATCCACGGACCGACCCCGTAGGTGGACAGCTCTGGCGAGGGGTTCAACGGTTCTGGCACTGCACCACCGTATCCCGCGGAGCACTGAGCTGGGCACCTACCCTTGCCCACGGCCGTTTTGTACTGATACATTCTTTGTATTGATACGAAAGCGGATGCGAATCGTCCGCTCCCGGAATTGGAGGCTCGTGTGTCGCTCGTGTTCGTGTGCTGTGCCCTCGCCATCGTGTTCTCGTTCGCTCCGCTGAGTTCGAGTAAGCCGGCCAACCGGGCCAGAGAGCTCGACAAGTACGCGCGCCGCCTCGGGGTAGCGGTGCCGGCCGAGCTCTCGGACAGGCTCCTCGTGCGTCTGATTCGCCGTGAACGCGCCCTCCTGACGGGCGGCCTCACCGGTATCGGGCTCGCGGTCATCGCCGCCCTCCTCCTACCCGGCGGCTTCGACGCCGCCTATGTGCCTGTTCTGGTTTTCGCTGGTCTGGGTGTCGGTAGTGCCGTGGGCGCCGCCCTCGCCTCGTCGACGAGTGCACTGAGGCCCCTGGCCGGACCGCGAGTCGCCCGCCCCACCACCCCGGTCTATGCCGACTACGTTCCCGCGGTGGAACGCTGGAGCGGGCGCCTCCTTCCCGCCCTCGCCGTGCTCGCCGTGTTCGCGGCGTGGATCGCATTGAGCGTGGGAGCCCTCGGGGACGCCCGACTCACCGCCGCCTACATCTGGACATCTGCCGGCGCCTGTCTCGCCTATGCGGCTGCGTCAGGACTGATGGCATCTGCCCTGCTGTCACGCCGGATCCTCGATCGCGGCCAGCCGTCGGCATCCGCTACCGAACTCGCCTGGAACGATGGCCTGCGCGCCCAGGCCCTGCGCGACCTGCACGCCGTGCCGATAGTTCTGGGCTTCGTGTCTCTGCTGAGCACATTCTTCGACATTGGCTCCCTCTCTGACTACGCGGGCGGCGGTGCCACCGCAGCGGCTGTGGGCGTTGTCCTCCTCGCCGTGCTGATGGCAGGCGGCGTCACACTGTTCATCGTCGACCTCGCCTCCAGGCCGCAGCAGTACTATTGGCGCCGGCTCTGGACCGACCGCGCCGTAGGCACCTCCGCGTGATGATCGTCATCGATCCCGATTCCGGGATCGCTCCCTACGAACAGCTACGGGCCCAAATCGTCGAGGCAGTGGCGGCCGGCAACCTCAGACCCGGCGCGAAGCTGCCCACGGTGCGACGCCTGGCAGACGACCTGGGCATCGCGCCGAACACTGTGGCGCGCAGCTACCGTGAACTCGAACGCGACGGCGTCATCGTCACTCGTGGGCGGAATGGATCGGTCATCTCGGCGTCTTCCGCAAGCGATAGCGGTCCCGGCGCCCGCGA
It encodes the following:
- a CDS encoding MDR family MFS transporter, with translation MTITSEAPLLLTKRRIWIIFGALIAGMLLSSLDQTIVSTAMPTIVGQLGGVEHQVWLTTAYLLATTIVMPVYGKFGDVLGRRNLFLIAIALFTLASVGCAFAGDFTQLVAWRAVQGLGGGGLMILSQAIIADIVPASERGKYLGPLGAVFGLSAVGGPLLGGFFVDHLTWQWAFYINIPVGIIAFAIAWFTLRLPSKKATQPIDILGVVFLSAFTTCLIFFTDFGGDSAHGWDAIETWLFGAGLVVAALLFVLVEARAKDPIIPLSLFRNPTFINATAIGLTLGLGMFSAIGFVPTFLQMSSGTSAAASGLLMLPMMVGLIGTSIISGVAITKTGKYKMFPILGTILTALAMVAMTTLAAETPIWLICVYLFVFGAGLGLIMQVVVLVSQNSVAPSLIGTATSTNNYFREVGAALGVAVFGTIFTTRLTANLTEVFAGAGANATDAANATASIDPQTLNALPDAVRDGVVAAYADALAPVFWYLLPFIGIAFILALVLKQIPLSDVAGMVARGEAVGGAEAEALEAAHHGHTGSGASAVAPADNRSDDALKEPEPR
- a CDS encoding TetR/AcrR family transcriptional regulator, producing MSESATPTRVEKRMRQTASGLTSVSRRFTAERGLAGFTIEEVCDSVGVSRRTFFNYFASKEDAVIGANPDDEYRSFAERFLARGAGTWPQVLTDLIDLAIEHVESNAMDPREHTDLMAALEREPRLLARFIGMTRDRDRQMRGLIAERQGVGVDDPRAVAIVSILATLMKASAETLVDPSNDTDFATILTTSLDAMRLVLAVPTHH
- a CDS encoding DUF4440 domain-containing protein produces the protein MTVITDDLPARLLHEAHDGWRAILAGKGGDYYQRTMTGDALLILPGQVVDRDHVRAALAAAGPLDRYELHDPAVIRVGEHAGVLVYRSLAWRGDVVTELQTSTTYLFDENNGGWSIAAHQESPV
- a CDS encoding RNA methyltransferase gives rise to the protein MPEPLNPSPELSTYGVGPWIGEWPDEAYYDSELLERGDTRNVIDRYRYWKMAAIVADLDEKRNPFHVAIENWQHDMNIGSIVRSANAFGADTVHIVGRKRWNKRGAMVTDRYQHVMHHPDVAAFVEWARSESLPIIAIDNMPGSVIMETYRFPERCVMLFGQEGPGLSPEAVAAGDAMVEISQFGSTRSINASAAAAVTMHSWILQHRF
- a CDS encoding GntR family transcriptional regulator, which gives rise to MIVIDPDSGIAPYEQLRAQIVEAVAAGNLRPGAKLPTVRRLADDLGIAPNTVARSYRELERDGVIVTRGRNGSVISASSASDSGPGAREAAAIFAHRAHELGLTTDEALTLVRVALLSGGPQDANTAL